From Populus trichocarpa isolate Nisqually-1 chromosome 19, P.trichocarpa_v4.1, whole genome shotgun sequence, a single genomic window includes:
- the LOC18108483 gene encoding laccase-14 codes for MGISRLGFIAGLIWFMAMDWQGLCMAQSNVHRYNFVLQNAQFTRLCETKTMLTVNGSFPGPTIHARRGDTIYVNVHNEGDYGVTIHWHGVKQPRNPWSDGPENITQCPIQPGKNFTYEIILSDEEGTLWWHAHSDWTRATVHGAIVISPARGTTYPFPAPYAEQTIIIGSWFKGDVKAVIDEALATGGGPNISNSLTINGQPGDLYPCSEENTYRLKVNSGRTYLLRVINAVMNEEQFFGIAGHSLTVVGQDAAYIKPITTNYIMITPGQTMDILVTANRPRSYYYIASHSFADGAGIAFDNTTTTAIFQYNGNYGRPSSIPLPVLPIFNDTAAAENYTSRVRGLASRDHPVNVPQTINRRLYIAIALNFLPCTEATCTGPNRLAASMNNVSFAAKPIDILQAYYRSINGVFDADFPREPQKYFNFTGNMTSINVATARGTKVTMLNYGEAVEIVFQGTNLLAEMNHPIHLHGFSFYLVGHGKGNFNNETDPKSYNLIDPPEINTVALPRSGWAAIRFVANNPGVWFIHCHLEKHSSWGMDTVLIVRNGRTRAQSMRPPPATLPSCS; via the exons ATGGGGATAAGCAGGTTGGGTTTTATCGCAGGGCTGATATGGTTTATGGCCATGGATTGGCAGGGCCTTTGCATGGCTCAAAGCAATGTTCACCGCTATAATTTTGTT CTACAAAATGCCCAGTTTACAAGATTGTGCGAGACAAAGACTATGCTTACTGTAAACGGAAGTTTTCCAGGGCCAACAATACATGCTCGTAGAGGCGATACAATCTATGTTAATGTGCACAATGAAGGAGATTACGGCGTCACGATTCATTG GCATGGGGTGAAGCAACCAAGAAATCCATGGTCTGATGGCCCCGAAAATATCACACAGTGCCCAATTCAGCCAGGAAAAAACTTCACATACGAGATCATATTATCTGATGAAGAAGGAACTCTGTGGTGGCATGCACATAGCGACTGGACTCGAGCCACAGTCCATGGTGCCATTGTCATCTCGCCGGCTCGTGGAACCACCTATCCGTTTCCCGCACCTTATGCAGaacaaacaattattattg GATCTTGGTTTAAGGGTGATGTGAAGGCGGTGATTGACGAAGCTCTTGCAACCGGTGGTGGACCTAATATATCCAACAGTCTTACCATCAATGGCCAGCCAGGAGATCTATATCCATGCTCCGAAG AAAACACATACCGTTTGAAGGTTAATTCTGGCAGGACTTACCTTCTGCGAGTCATAAATGCCGTGATGAACGAAGAACAATTCTTCGGAATTGCGGGCCATAGCCTCACAGTTGTTGGACAAGATGCGGCGTACATAAAACCCATAACCACCAACTATATAATGATCACCCCAGGACAAACAATGGACATTTTGGTCACAGCAAATCGGCCTCGAAGCTATTATTACATTGCTTCTCACTCTTTTGCTGATGGTGCTGGGATTGCATTTGACAACACCACTACTACAGCTATTTTCCAATATAATGGCAACTATGGCCGCCCATCATCTATTCCACTCCCAGTCCTCCCAATATTTAATGATACTGCAGCTGCAGAAAACTACACCAGTCGTGTCAGGGGTTTAGCTAGCAGAGACCACCCTGTTAATGTCCCTCAAACAATTAACCGACGTCTTTATATTGCAattgctttgaattttttgcCTTGCACCGAGGCAACATGCACAGGACCAAATCGGTTAGCTGCAAGCATGAACAACGTCAGTTTTGCAGCTAAGCCAATTGATATATTGCAAGCCTACTATAGAAGTATCAATGGTGTTTTCGACGCAGATTTCCCGAGGGAGCCACAAAAGTATTTCAACTTCACTGGAAATATGACGAGCATTAATGTCGCTACGGCCAGAGGGACAAAGGTGACGATGTTGAATTATGGAGAAGCAGTTGAGATAGTCTTTCAAGGGACTAATTTGTTAGCTGAGATGAACCATCCTATCCATCTACATGGATTTAGTTTCTACTTGGTTGGTCATGGAAAGGGTAATTTCAACAACGAGACTGATCCCAAGTCTTACAATTTGATCGATCCTCCTGAAATCAACACTGTTGCACTTCCTCGGAGCGGGTGGGCTGCCATCAGATTTGTCGCCAACAATCCTG GGGTGTGGTTCATCCATTGTCACTTGGAAAAGCACTCAAGCTGGGGCATGGACACAGTTCTCATCGTGAGGAACGGCAGAACAAGGGCACAAAGTATGCGCCCTCCTCCGGCGACCCTGCCATCTTGCTCCTAG